Proteins encoded within one genomic window of Fragaria vesca subsp. vesca linkage group LG1, FraVesHawaii_1.0, whole genome shotgun sequence:
- the LOC101293145 gene encoding uncharacterized protein LOC101293145: protein MNHSSFPWGKERKCVHVAAPEPYTSESQQKVKKQELSFSPLHFRQQVMDLKDNRIEFIKPKMDENNENIEPVTDLGLALSYSNQCIQSSLNSDSGAGANAGSVLGMTFVATEPLSELVWSTDKGPSNVTLSPQSTTGGRSAAEKPIDEDNFITSDTSFRVKSEAAGKEALTTSPTSDAGIILACGSSHEYETETVANVEEVKTSGEVSILHKQVDTCSPINFEVDEIPEMPETGEILFTTLPGDVDRERDNMMMKSDQLIPFVRQSEPSLGEPVSENMHADDGNLNREMDFILTSKAYLVNESKDSSALVADQSSQGRRPLEKLESTADNDIQKLTNEIAYGAASQKLGSEYLLWDKESFENVEELLPANNSALDKHSPTNSRNHKHRRKGKEKALSDENLSGRMSKKASSDEDLSGRMSKEEDDSHESVESCNSARLVPSGKKRWGFDEQFIVGSKRFRKQIQETPGCTSYVKQDSSFMNWISSMMKGFKKSIQDEALPLSAVHPDHPSESSDKKLITYNKNQDAGIKSIGFQSIFQSLYCPREEDKGTRMSSGNNEKGERYEELEQAIIPKVFHGEKMHLRKGCLLPVGKFSESTSRNEVGSAIQPEILSAKVASSQEKCKNTDSVENKYACNLEYGKTEGGVGSSSSLRKRKKESAEHVESDPQSEGKTTEKFVHGRDLLGSLWVTRFTPKISAPSFMSDRYSVGAVLDCSIDKNNVLVREQSVEDIVVVSANELQDCAADSAGSLAFNRNEGQSNETSASKLNPMVSAPKFGGSEAMASVFARRLDALKHITQSGITGNAADKIITCLFCGIKGHHLRECSKIKDTELQGLPSKFKSYNGAEYLSCFCIRCLECSHWAVACPNVNLGRPQLECNVSNYCSPSQTKLNAEGNMKLIISTVSGSQASVDQDDSRVETDLNWSGKSYVTSKKMRHSSNSVKKYSVSSSGKNKIKEKQFIALSQFVQMPVKDVPKGISDSVKRLRLSRTDVLKWMSSHTSLSNLEGFFLRLRLGKCETGLGGTGYHVSCITGTTGSQSESHPQNARNSISVSVGGIRCVVETQYVSNHDFLEYYLCSGL, encoded by the exons TGTGTCCACGTGGCGGCTCCTGAACCTTATACCTCAGAATCTCAGCAAAAGGTTAAG AAACAGGAGCTCTCTTTCTCTCCCTTACATTTTAGACAGCAAGTTATGGATTTGAAGGACAACAG GATAGAGTTTATCAAGCCAAAAATGGATGAGAACAATGAGAACATAGAGCCAGTGACTGATTTGGGGCTTGCTCTGAGTTATTCTAATCAGTGTATTCAGAGCAGTCTGAACAGTGATTCAGGTGCAGGTGCAAATGCAGGTTCAGTGTTAGGCATGACATTTGTGGCCACCGAGCCCCTGTCAGAGTTAGTCTGGTCTACAGATAAAG GTCCAAGCAATGTGACTCTTTCACCACAGAGCACTACAGGTGGGAGGTCTGCTGCTGAGAAGCCTATAGATGAAGATAATTTTATAACCTCAGATACATCATTTCGTGTGAAGAGTGAAGCTGCTGGTAAAGAAGCTTTGACTACATCACCAACAAGTGATGCTGGAATCATTCTGGCATGTGGGTCGAGCCATGAATATGAGACAG AAACCGTTGCTAACGTGGAGGAAGTGAAAACATCTGGTGAAGTATCTATTTTGCATAAACAGGTGGACACTTGCAGTCCAATAAATTTTGAAGTAGATGAAATACCTGAGATGCCTGAAACAGGAGAAATTTTATTTACAACATTGCCAG GTGATGTTGACAGAGAAAGGGATAATATGATGATGAAATCAGATCAATTAATACCTTTTGTGAGGCAAAGTGAACCATCATTGGGGGAACCTGTCAGTGAAAACATGCATGCTGATGATGGAAATCTGAATAGAGAAATGGATTTTATTTTGACCTCCAAAGCCTACCTAGTAAATGAAAGTAAAGATTCCAGTGCTTTAGTGGCAGATCAAAGTTCCCAAGGCAGAAGGCCGTTGGAAAAACTGGAGTCAACTGCTGATAATGATATACAAAAGCTGACAAATGAAATTGCTTATGGTGCAGCAAGTCAGAAATTAGGATCAGAATACCTTCTGTGGGATAAAGAAAGCTTTGAGAATGTTGAGGAGTTGCTTCCAGCAAACAACTCTGCTCTGGATAAACACTCTCCGACTAACAGTAGAAACCATAAACATCGAAGGAAAGGCAAGGAAAAAGCTTTATCTGACGAAAATCTTAGTGGGAGAATGTCCAAGAAAGCTTCATCTGATGAAGATCTTAGTGGGAGAATGTCAAAAGAAGAGGATGATAGCCATGAGAGTGTTGAGAGCTGTAACAGTGCCAGGTTAGTGCCCTCAGGCAAGAAGAGGTGGGGATTTGATGAACAGTTTATTGTTGGGAGTAAAAGATTCAGGAAGCAAATTCAAGAAACACCGGGTTGCACTTCCTATGTTAAACAAGATAGCTCCTTCATGAATTGGATATCTTCCATGATGAAGGGTTTCAAAAAATCAATACAGGATGAAGCACTACCTCTTTCTGCTGTACATCCTGATCATCCAAGTGAGAGTTCTGATAAGAAACTTATCACATACAACAAGAACCAAGATGCCGGAATAAAAAGTATTGGTTTCCAGTCAATTTTCCAGTCCTTGTATTGCCCTAGGGAAGAGGACAAGGGAACAAGAATGTCGAGTGGTAATAATGAAAAAGGAGAAAGATATGAGGAACTGGAGCAAGCTATTATTCCAAAAGTTTTTCATGGGGAGAAAATGCATCTAAGAAAAGGATGTCTGCTGCCTGTTGGAAAGTTCAGTGAATCTACAAGCAGAAATGAAGTAGGTTCAGCAATCCAACCTGAGATTTTATCTGCAAAAGTTGCCAGTAGTCAGGAGAAATGCAAGAATACTGATTCTGTGGAGAACAAATATGCATGCAACTTGGAGTATGGTAAAACTGAAGGAGGAGTTGGCTCTAGCTCTTCTCTCAGAAAACGTAAGAAAGAAAGTGCCGAGCATGTTGAATCTGACCCACAGTCTGAGGGGAAGACAACTGAGAAGTTTGTTCATGGAAGAGACCTTCTGGGAAGTTTGTGGGTAACTCGTTTCACTCCAAAAATATCAGCTCCATCATTTATGTCAGATCGTTACAGTGTTGGTGCAGTTCTTGACTGTTCCATTGACAAGAACAATGTGCTGGTGAGGGAGCAGTCAGTTGAAGATATAGTTGTTGTCTCCGCCAATGAGCTACAGGACTGTGCAGCAGACAGTGCAGGCTCACTTGCTTTTAATAGAAACGAAGGCCAGAGTAATGAGACGTCAGCTTCCAAACTAAATCCAATGGTTTCTGCCCCCAAGTTTGGAGGTTCTGAAGCAATGGCTTCTGTCTTTGCTAGGAGATTAGATGCTCTTAAGCACATCACACAATCTGGCATAACAGGTAATGCTGCTGATAAAATCATAACCTGTTTATTTTGTGGCATAAAAGGTCACCATCTGCGAGAGTGTTCAAAGATAAAAGATACTGAACTTCAGGGTTTACCAAGTAAATTCAAGTCTTATAATGGAGCAGAGTACCTGTCTTGTTTCTGCATTAGATGTTTAGAATGCAGTCATTGGGCTGTTGCATGTCCTAATGTGAATTTGGGACGACCTCAATTGGAATGTAATGTGTCTAATTACTGCAGTCCTAGTCAAACCAAGCTTAACGCAGAAGGAAATATGAAGCTCATAATTAGTACAGTGAGTGGATCTCAAGCTTCTGTGGATCAGGATGACTCAAGAGTGGAGACAGATCTTAATTGGAGCGGGAAATCATATGTAACCTCTAAGAAAATGAGACATTCTTCAAATTCAGTTAAGAAATACAGTGTCTCAAGCTCTGGGAAAAATAAGATAAAAGAAAAACAGTTCATCGCTTTGTCACAGTTTGTCCAGATGCCTGTTAAAGATGTACCTAAAGGAATCTCTGACTCTGTTAAAAGGCTTCGGTTATCTCGCACAGATGTCCTGAA ATGGATGAGCTCTCATACCTCGCTCTCGAATCTGGAGGGATTTTTCTTGCGCCTGCGGCTTGGAAAATGTGAAACAGGACTAGGTGGAACTGGATACCATGTGTCATGCATAACTG GCACAACAGGTTCACAGAGCGAAAGTCATCCACAGAATGCCAGAAACTCTATATCTGTCAGTGTTGGGGGGATTAGATGTGTGGTTGAGACCCAGTATGTATCCAACCATGATTTCCTTGAG TACTACCTATGCTCTGGTCTGTAA